In Flavobacterium gelatinilyticum, a genomic segment contains:
- a CDS encoding aspartate/glutamate racemase family protein, translating to MKKIGLIGGISWVSTTDYYKLINLGINEKLGGLNFSECLVYSFNYADIKKNNDNNDWDSTYEMLLKGCEFLQSGGAEAIVLCANTMHLIADRLQESVDVPVIHIAVETAAEIQKQNLKKVGLLGTRFTMELDFFKEKLADKGIETVIPESENDKDFIHYTIFEELGRGIVTDETRKRYLEIANGLIKNGAEGIILGCTEIPLVIKAKDLAVPIFDTTLIHAKAAVDFQLS from the coding sequence ATGAAGAAAATTGGACTTATTGGCGGTATCAGCTGGGTTTCGACTACAGATTATTATAAATTGATAAATCTGGGGATAAATGAAAAGCTTGGCGGACTCAACTTCTCAGAATGTCTGGTTTATTCTTTCAATTATGCTGATATTAAAAAGAATAACGATAATAACGACTGGGATTCGACTTATGAGATGCTTTTAAAAGGCTGTGAGTTTTTGCAGTCGGGCGGGGCAGAAGCGATCGTTTTATGTGCCAATACTATGCATTTAATTGCTGACAGACTTCAGGAGTCGGTTGATGTTCCGGTTATTCATATTGCGGTAGAAACGGCAGCCGAAATCCAGAAGCAAAATCTTAAAAAAGTAGGCTTATTAGGAACGAGGTTTACAATGGAACTGGATTTCTTTAAAGAGAAACTGGCCGATAAAGGAATCGAAACTGTAATTCCCGAAAGCGAAAATGATAAAGATTTTATTCACTATACCATTTTTGAAGAATTAGGACGAGGAATTGTAACCGATGAAACCAGAAAGCGTTATCTGGAAATTGCGAATGGATTAATTAAAAATGGAGCAGAAGGCATCATTTTAGGCTGTACCGAAATTCCTTTGGTTATAAAAGCTAAAGATTTAGCGGTTCCAATTTTTGATACTACGCTAATACACGCAAAAGCTGCAGTAGATTTTCAGTTATCTTAA
- a CDS encoding THUMP domain-containing class I SAM-dependent RNA methyltransferase, whose product MEENFRMIAKCFFGFEEILEKELRTLGAQEVEKGVRMVSFKGDKGFMYKANLSLRTALKILKPIYSFRANNEQALYKGISGLNWSKYLNANQTFVIDTTVHSTYFNHSEFVSQKCKDAIVDQFRERTGQRPSIDKQYPDLRINVHIDKDQVSVSLDTSGSSLHQRGYRTATNIAPINEVLAAGILLLSGWDGQSHFLDPMCGSGTFLAEAAMIACNIPANINRKEFAFEKWKDWDNDLFDTIIDSLMKKTREFHYTIKGFDKAPSAVSKAKDNIRNANLEDYITISEGNFFESEKETEGKLHIVFNPPYDERLDIHMERFYSNIGDTLKKNYPGTNAWFITANLEALKFVGLKPSRKIKLFNGSLEARLVKYEMYEGSKRTKFQVNE is encoded by the coding sequence ATGGAAGAAAATTTTAGAATGATAGCCAAATGTTTTTTTGGTTTTGAGGAGATATTAGAAAAAGAATTGCGTACGCTTGGTGCCCAGGAAGTCGAAAAAGGCGTGAGAATGGTGAGTTTTAAAGGAGATAAAGGTTTTATGTACAAAGCCAACTTATCGCTTAGAACGGCTTTAAAAATCTTAAAACCAATTTATTCGTTCAGAGCCAATAACGAACAGGCACTCTATAAAGGAATTTCGGGCTTAAACTGGTCAAAATACCTAAACGCAAACCAGACTTTTGTAATTGATACAACGGTTCATTCTACTTATTTCAATCATTCTGAGTTTGTTTCTCAAAAATGTAAAGATGCGATTGTTGATCAGTTCAGAGAAAGAACAGGACAGAGACCAAGCATCGATAAACAATATCCGGATTTACGAATTAATGTACATATCGACAAAGATCAGGTTTCGGTTTCTTTAGATACTTCCGGAAGTTCACTACATCAGCGCGGTTACAGAACCGCTACAAATATTGCGCCTATTAACGAGGTTTTGGCAGCAGGAATTCTTTTGCTTTCGGGCTGGGACGGACAAAGCCATTTTCTTGATCCAATGTGCGGATCAGGAACTTTTCTGGCAGAAGCGGCTATGATTGCCTGCAACATTCCGGCTAACATCAACAGAAAAGAATTTGCTTTTGAAAAATGGAAAGACTGGGACAATGATTTGTTTGATACTATTATCGATAGTTTAATGAAAAAAACAAGAGAATTTCATTATACAATTAAAGGTTTTGATAAAGCACCAAGTGCCGTAAGCAAAGCAAAAGATAATATCAGAAATGCGAATTTAGAGGATTACATAACAATTAGTGAAGGTAACTTTTTTGAGAGTGAAAAAGAAACAGAAGGAAAGCTTCATATTGTATTCAATCCGCCGTATGATGAGCGTTTAGATATTCATATGGAAAGATTCTACAGCAATATAGGTGATACGTTAAAGAAAAATTATCCCGGAACAAATGCCTGGTTTATAACCGCAAATCTCGAAGCCCTAAAATTCGTAGGCTTAAAACCTTCAAGAAAAATCAAACTTTTCAACGGAAGCCTTGAAGCCCGTTTGGTAAAGTATGAAATGTACGAGGGAAGTAAGAGAACGAAGTTTCAGGTTAACGAATAG
- a CDS encoding class I SAM-dependent methyltransferase, with translation MSESHNSSTPNQDRNTENWFTSWFDTPYYHILYKDRNYREAQIFMDNLTHYLNLPEKAKVLDLACGKGRHSIYLNQLGYDVLGADLSENSIAEASKNSNDNLHFKVHDMREPFEEKFDAIFNLFTSFGYFESDDDNLTTLKAIKESLSEYGFAVIDFMNVTQVIETLVPQEVKTVDGIDFHIKRYVEDGHILKEIDFEDQGRKYHFTEKVKALTLKDFQDLMDEAGIFLLDIFGDYKLKKFHKSESERLIMIFK, from the coding sequence ATGTCTGAATCGCATAACTCATCAACGCCTAATCAGGATCGTAACACCGAAAATTGGTTTACATCTTGGTTTGATACTCCCTATTACCATATCCTTTACAAGGACAGAAATTATAGAGAAGCCCAGATTTTTATGGATAATCTGACACATTACCTTAACCTTCCGGAAAAAGCAAAAGTGCTTGATCTGGCCTGTGGCAAAGGACGTCATTCTATTTACTTAAATCAATTAGGTTATGATGTTCTGGGTGCCGACTTATCTGAAAACAGTATTGCCGAAGCCAGCAAAAACAGCAACGATAACCTGCATTTTAAAGTGCACGATATGCGTGAACCTTTTGAAGAAAAATTTGATGCTATTTTCAATCTTTTTACCAGTTTTGGCTATTTTGAAAGCGACGATGATAACCTGACAACTTTAAAAGCAATCAAAGAAAGTTTATCTGAATACGGTTTTGCCGTAATTGATTTTATGAATGTTACTCAGGTAATTGAAACTTTGGTTCCCCAAGAGGTAAAAACCGTTGACGGAATTGATTTTCATATTAAAAGGTATGTTGAAGACGGACATATTCTAAAAGAAATTGATTTTGAAGATCAGGGCAGAAAATATCATTTTACTGAAAAAGTAAAAGCCTTAACTTTGAAAGACTTTCAGGACTTGATGGACGAAGCCGGAATTTTTCTTTTGGATATTTTTGGAGACTACAAACTCAAAAAATTCCACAAAAGCGAAAGCGAAAGATTAATCATGATTTTTAAGTAA
- a CDS encoding ZIP family metal transporter has protein sequence MNYLLPLFSVLLGYGVALFIKPESKTNLKLLLAFSGSFLLSLTVMHLLPEVYESHNHSIGIFIMIGILFQIVLEFFSKGAEHGHVHGHAKMSQIPWLLFISLCIHAFLEGFPVSHHHGLAIGIAIHHLPIAVILTTFFINADLNKKAIFAFMLTFAVMTPLGTVASQFLPLLNEYYTQITAIVIGILFHISSTIIFESSEGHKFNIAKVSMIVLGILLAFFL, from the coding sequence ATGAATTATTTACTACCCTTATTTTCTGTACTTTTAGGATATGGTGTGGCTTTGTTTATAAAACCGGAAAGCAAAACCAATTTAAAACTACTGCTGGCTTTCAGCGGTTCTTTTTTATTGTCGCTGACCGTAATGCATCTTCTCCCTGAGGTTTATGAATCACATAATCACAGTATTGGAATTTTTATAATGATTGGAATTTTATTCCAGATCGTATTGGAATTTTTCTCAAAAGGAGCTGAACACGGACACGTTCACGGTCATGCAAAAATGTCTCAGATTCCGTGGCTGCTTTTTATCAGCCTTTGTATTCATGCCTTTTTAGAAGGGTTTCCGGTAAGCCATCATCATGGTTTAGCAATTGGTATCGCGATTCATCATTTACCAATCGCGGTTATACTGACAACTTTTTTCATCAATGCCGACTTAAACAAAAAAGCTATTTTCGCTTTCATGTTAACTTTTGCCGTCATGACGCCTTTAGGAACGGTTGCTTCTCAATTTTTACCGCTTTTAAACGAATATTATACTCAAATCACGGCCATTGTAATCGGAATTTTATTCCATATTTCCTCTACAATCATTTTTGAAAGCAGCGAAGGACACAAATTCAATATTGCCAAAGTTTCGATGATCGTTCTCGGAATTCTATTGGCTTTCTTTTTATAG
- a CDS encoding TonB-dependent receptor domain-containing protein: protein MKKVNLLILLVLPLFCLAQPALKLKGKIASETTPLEWADILVLNQEGKIIDGTTTKQDGSFEINLKNGSYKIGISLLGFTDFEKEISLEKDTNLGTIVLKENETKLSEVVIQNKKKTIEQKTDRLVYNLENNVNTTGGDALSAINTAPGVVVKNDVITILGKGTSRVMIDGRLIELRGEELNNFLKSISAGDIKNIEIISNPPAKYEADGTGGLINIIMKKGTRDSWKNTATASYDQNKYGIYTLRDNFFYNKNKFRFSAGVNGRTGYKNADENLEMYFPDGLSKMSSTTKVKNENFSGKLALDYDLSERTTIGFQFMNDRNNPDFGSDIRIEKYNLQNELQNVTLNKSFTDKGSKNQTYNAHLITKLDSLNRKLSFDADYFNYNSKFDRDFIANNYMPNMEFVGVNQAGRNISNQDIENWSFKADMEHPFQKFNLSYGAKMSFTNSISNVLFYDNISGTPVLDPNQSNRFKYNENNQAVYINGDKKINDKWNLQIGLRLENTQTTGFSETLDQENVNDYLKLFPTFYASYKKNENNTFSLNYGKRINRPRFDLLNPFKVYINSNSYSEGNPFLRPSFSDNFELAHSYKESFRTSVFLNVITNGYGVVFTSILETNTQIITRENYFKGLTYGLGESYSAGFADWWQSENSLYFLGSQTEFTNNINARPSNSLQIDFTTNNTFILGKTTKLQIDFNYSTPFKNGLYEVGYVSSFDIGFKQDLFNKSLQVAFLANDIFNTSYLKDFTSVVNGVKQVYSQNESNRFVRLSVVYNFGNKKINVKERNFGNQDERKRTGN, encoded by the coding sequence ATGAAAAAAGTAAACCTCCTAATTCTTTTAGTATTACCCTTATTTTGTTTAGCGCAGCCAGCGTTAAAATTAAAAGGTAAAATAGCAAGCGAAACAACTCCTTTAGAATGGGCAGATATTTTGGTTTTAAATCAGGAAGGAAAAATTATAGACGGAACGACAACTAAACAAGACGGTTCTTTTGAAATTAATCTTAAAAACGGTTCTTATAAAATAGGAATCAGTCTTTTGGGATTTACTGATTTTGAAAAAGAAATTTCATTAGAAAAAGATACCAACTTAGGTACTATCGTTCTCAAAGAAAATGAAACAAAATTAAGCGAAGTGGTTATTCAGAATAAAAAGAAAACCATTGAGCAGAAAACGGACCGATTGGTTTATAATCTCGAAAACAATGTCAATACAACCGGAGGCGATGCTTTAAGTGCGATAAATACTGCTCCGGGTGTTGTAGTAAAAAATGACGTAATCACGATTTTAGGAAAAGGAACTTCACGTGTTATGATCGACGGGCGTTTGATTGAATTGAGAGGTGAAGAACTGAACAATTTTTTAAAATCAATTTCGGCAGGTGATATTAAGAATATTGAAATCATCAGTAATCCACCGGCAAAATATGAAGCAGACGGAACGGGAGGATTAATTAATATTATCATGAAAAAAGGAACCCGTGATTCCTGGAAAAACACCGCAACAGCTTCTTACGACCAGAATAAGTACGGAATTTACACTTTAAGGGATAACTTCTTTTACAATAAAAATAAGTTCCGATTTTCAGCAGGTGTGAATGGAAGAACGGGTTATAAAAATGCAGATGAAAATCTGGAAATGTATTTTCCTGACGGGCTTTCGAAAATGAGCAGCACGACAAAAGTAAAAAATGAAAACTTCTCCGGAAAACTGGCTTTGGATTATGATTTATCTGAACGTACAACTATTGGTTTTCAGTTTATGAATGACAGAAATAATCCTGATTTTGGTTCAGATATCAGAATTGAGAAATACAATCTTCAAAATGAACTTCAAAATGTTACACTCAATAAAAGTTTTACGGATAAAGGTTCTAAAAATCAAACTTATAATGCTCATTTGATTACCAAATTGGATTCTTTGAATAGGAAATTGTCTTTTGATGCGGATTATTTTAATTACAATTCAAAGTTTGACAGAGATTTTATTGCAAATAATTATATGCCGAATATGGAATTTGTTGGTGTGAATCAGGCAGGAAGAAATATTTCGAATCAGGATATTGAGAACTGGAGTTTTAAGGCAGATATGGAACATCCGTTTCAGAAGTTTAATTTGTCTTACGGTGCAAAAATGAGTTTTACAAACAGTATTAGTAATGTACTTTTTTATGATAACATTTCAGGAACACCTGTATTAGATCCAAACCAGTCTAACCGATTTAAATACAACGAAAATAATCAGGCGGTTTACATTAATGGAGATAAAAAAATAAACGATAAATGGAACCTTCAAATAGGATTACGACTTGAAAATACACAGACCACCGGATTTTCAGAAACTTTGGATCAGGAAAACGTAAACGATTATTTGAAACTATTTCCAACTTTTTACGCTTCGTATAAGAAAAATGAAAACAACACTTTTAGTCTCAATTACGGAAAAAGAATCAACAGACCGCGTTTTGATTTACTGAATCCGTTTAAGGTCTATATCAACAGTAATAGTTATTCTGAAGGGAATCCGTTTTTAAGACCTTCATTCAGCGATAATTTCGAACTCGCGCATTCGTATAAAGAATCGTTTAGAACGAGCGTTTTTCTGAATGTTATTACAAATGGATATGGCGTTGTTTTTACCTCGATTCTGGAAACCAATACACAGATTATAACGCGTGAAAATTATTTTAAAGGTCTGACTTATGGTTTGGGCGAAAGTTATTCGGCAGGTTTTGCAGATTGGTGGCAGAGTGAAAACTCGTTATACTTTTTAGGTTCGCAGACAGAATTTACAAATAACATAAACGCGAGGCCTTCAAACAGCCTGCAGATTGATTTTACGACAAATAATACTTTTATTTTAGGAAAAACGACCAAGCTTCAAATTGATTTTAATTACAGTACGCCATTTAAAAACGGTTTGTACGAAGTAGGTTATGTGTCTAGTTTTGATATTGGTTTTAAACAAGATTTGTTTAATAAATCATTACAGGTTGCTTTTTTGGCTAATGATATTTTCAATACGTCTTATTTAAAAGATTTTACTTCGGTTGTAAATGGCGTAAAACAGGTTTACAGCCAAAATGAAAGTAACCGATTTGTGCGTTTATCGGTTGTTTACAACTTTGGAAATAAAAAGATTAACGTGAAGGAACGTAATTTTGGAAATCAGGACGAGAGAAAGAGAACCGGTAATTAG
- a CDS encoding helix-turn-helix domain-containing protein, whose product MDQLVLLEGIAKISVFVSLLMAFFLLTVKTENKLANRLFAFFFIFSAIDLSGFFMYLYTEDHRNLEIFRSTFCLLGMPSFYLYVLSVCYSDFRLKWKHLVHLLPFIIVNLLFIPRIYKSIDEGSFIGPLNEMSEIYFIQILIECQYVFYIISVFFILKKYKEIYLENYTDTGSSTYRLLFQMTCVFLAAHSVVALKNILRYSGFREVFLWANVLVGTIALFITCWFIMKALKHPELFRGVNSKLKLTKDILPEVEEKPESISGQSDLIRNQIADLKHYMTEKEPFLDPSLTIQELSNQINIPVRDLSVLINHHIDQHFFDFVNEYRIKKAMNILKDPAKNQLTVLEILYEVGFNSKSSFNTSFKKYTNLTPTAYRNS is encoded by the coding sequence ATGGATCAATTAGTTTTACTGGAAGGTATTGCCAAAATTTCGGTTTTTGTTTCTTTATTAATGGCGTTTTTTTTGCTTACGGTAAAAACCGAAAACAAACTCGCTAACCGATTATTTGCTTTCTTTTTTATTTTCTCTGCTATCGATCTCAGCGGCTTTTTTATGTATCTGTATACAGAAGATCATAGAAATTTAGAAATTTTCAGATCGACATTCTGTTTACTGGGAATGCCTTCGTTTTACCTTTATGTGCTTTCTGTCTGTTATTCGGATTTCAGATTAAAATGGAAACATCTCGTTCATTTACTGCCTTTTATAATAGTCAATTTGCTTTTTATTCCCAGAATCTATAAAAGTATTGACGAAGGAAGTTTTATAGGACCTCTTAATGAGATGTCTGAGATTTATTTTATCCAGATTTTAATAGAATGCCAATATGTATTCTATATTATAAGTGTGTTTTTTATTTTAAAGAAATACAAAGAAATCTATTTAGAAAATTATACCGACACTGGTTCTTCGACTTATAGATTACTTTTCCAAATGACGTGTGTTTTTCTTGCTGCACATTCTGTTGTGGCATTAAAAAACATATTGCGTTACAGCGGTTTCAGAGAAGTTTTTCTTTGGGCAAACGTACTCGTGGGCACTATCGCATTATTTATAACCTGCTGGTTTATAATGAAAGCGCTCAAACATCCGGAACTTTTTAGAGGCGTTAATTCGAAATTGAAACTGACAAAAGATATTTTGCCGGAAGTGGAAGAAAAACCGGAATCTATAAGCGGACAAAGCGATTTAATCAGAAATCAAATTGCAGATTTAAAACATTATATGACCGAAAAAGAGCCGTTTCTTGATCCTTCGCTGACGATTCAGGAATTGAGTAATCAGATTAATATTCCGGTTCGGGATTTGTCTGTTTTGATTAACCATCATATCGATCAGCATTTTTTTGATTTTGTAAACGAATACCGAATTAAAAAAGCCATGAATATTTTAAAAGATCCGGCAAAAAATCAGCTTACGGTTCTTGAAATCTTGTACGAAGTTGGTTTTAACTCGAAATCATCATTTAATACTTCTTTCAAAAAATATACAAATTTAACGCCGACAGCCTACAGAAACAGTTGA
- the murQ gene encoding N-acetylmuramic acid 6-phosphate etherase — protein sequence MTFTKTTEQSSKYEHLEKMSVHELLTNINNEDKTVPHAVEKALPQIESLVSQTVANLKLGGRVFYIGAGTSGRLGVVDASECPPTFGVPFDLVNGIIAGGDTAIRRAVENAEDNATQAWIDLQAHNINQNDIVIGIAASGTTPYVIGGLETCNENNIATGCITCNAGSPLALTAKFPVEVVVGPEFVTGSSRMKAGTAQKLVLNMISTASMIQLGKVKGNKMVDMQLSNIKLVDRGVKMIMGEIPVSYEEASDLLKKYGSVRNAVDNYKK from the coding sequence ATGACGTTTACAAAAACAACCGAACAATCTTCAAAATACGAACATTTAGAAAAAATGTCAGTCCACGAACTGCTGACCAATATTAATAACGAAGACAAAACTGTACCGCACGCTGTCGAAAAAGCGCTGCCTCAAATCGAATCTTTGGTATCGCAGACTGTTGCAAATTTAAAATTGGGCGGCCGTGTTTTTTATATTGGTGCCGGAACGTCGGGACGTTTGGGAGTTGTAGACGCCTCTGAATGTCCACCAACTTTTGGTGTTCCGTTTGATTTGGTAAACGGAATCATTGCAGGCGGCGACACAGCAATACGCCGAGCTGTAGAAAACGCCGAGGATAATGCCACACAAGCCTGGATTGATTTACAGGCTCATAATATCAACCAAAATGATATTGTAATTGGAATTGCAGCTTCTGGGACTACTCCGTATGTTATAGGCGGTTTAGAGACTTGTAACGAAAATAATATTGCTACTGGCTGTATTACCTGCAATGCGGGAAGTCCGCTGGCTTTAACTGCTAAATTTCCTGTTGAAGTAGTTGTAGGTCCTGAATTTGTAACAGGAAGTTCGAGAATGAAAGCAGGAACTGCCCAAAAACTGGTTTTAAACATGATTTCGACTGCATCGATGATTCAGCTTGGAAAAGTAAAAGGAAACAAAATGGTGGATATGCAGTTAAGCAATATCAAACTGGTCGACAGAGGTGTAAAAATGATTATGGGAGAAATTCCGGTTTCGTATGAAGAAGCATCTGATTTATTAAAAAAATACGGCAGTGTAAGAAATGCTGTTGACAATTATAAAAAGTAA
- a CDS encoding DUF6095 family protein — protein sequence MATNKELLGKGIKYLTGALPLMFIGPVLIYNAFMNQHTNWHYLVLGIGIVACLSSMLLIFLGLKIIMKGIFND from the coding sequence ATGGCAACAAATAAAGAACTATTAGGAAAAGGAATTAAATATTTAACAGGTGCTCTGCCTTTAATGTTTATTGGTCCTGTATTGATATACAATGCGTTTATGAACCAGCATACCAACTGGCATTATCTGGTTTTGGGCATTGGTATTGTGGCTTGCCTGAGTTCGATGCTTTTGATTTTCCTTGGATTGAAAATTATCATGAAGGGTATATTTAATGACTAA
- a CDS encoding type II toxin-antitoxin system RelE/ParE family toxin, with protein sequence MGKKIIWSSNALDQLEDIHFYIFFESKSLTIADKVVNTIFDSTEILKTKPEIYKLDKQKAGNDGSFRVYSVYEYGISYQITEEIIYILRVRHNAQKPQKHSWKV encoded by the coding sequence ATGGGGAAGAAAATAATTTGGTCAAGTAATGCTTTGGATCAGTTAGAAGACATTCATTTTTACATTTTCTTTGAAAGCAAATCACTTACAATTGCAGATAAAGTAGTTAATACTATTTTTGATAGTACCGAAATATTAAAAACAAAACCTGAAATTTATAAACTCGATAAACAAAAAGCCGGAAATGACGGCAGTTTCAGAGTTTATTCTGTTTATGAATATGGGATTTCTTATCAAATAACAGAGGAAATTATCTATATTCTTCGAGTACGCCACAACGCTCAAAAACCACAAAAACATTCATGGAAAGTCTAA
- a CDS encoding pentapeptide repeat-containing protein produces the protein MESLIHIQKTFEKVVYIDKKINNREFEDCVFKNCDFSNSNFGYNTFLDCEFIDCNLSMTSLAGTSLKNVTFKNCKLLGIAFNECDDFLFQVHFEECVLDYALFSNKKMPKTKFINSSVREVTFIGTNLTSSVFDNCNLDGAIFNETQLAGVDFRSAYNYKIDPEFNPMRKAQFSTDGIVGLLDKYDIKIV, from the coding sequence ATGGAAAGTCTAATTCACATTCAGAAAACATTCGAGAAAGTTGTTTACATCGACAAAAAAATAAACAATCGGGAGTTTGAGGATTGTGTATTTAAAAACTGCGATTTTTCGAACAGTAATTTCGGGTACAATACTTTTTTGGACTGTGAATTTATCGATTGTAATCTCTCTATGACCAGTTTAGCGGGAACGAGTTTAAAAAATGTTACTTTTAAGAACTGCAAACTTTTAGGAATCGCTTTTAATGAATGTGACGATTTTTTATTTCAGGTTCATTTCGAAGAATGCGTTCTGGATTATGCTTTGTTTTCTAATAAAAAAATGCCCAAAACCAAATTCATCAATTCTTCTGTTCGCGAAGTAACTTTTATAGGAACTAATTTAACGAGTTCGGTTTTTGACAATTGCAATCTGGACGGCGCTATATTTAACGAAACACAATTGGCCGGAGTTGATTTTAGATCGGCATATAATTATAAAATCGATCCCGAATTTAACCCAATGCGAAAAGCGCAGTTTTCGACTGACGGAATTGTGGGGTTGTTGGATAAATACGATATTAAAATTGTTTAG
- a CDS encoding DNA alkylation repair protein: MNEIKRKGARSTKDIPASILEQLNKGEIETANLVEWLAVNQVKLLENVLKESDRMEYLEPILTDIRNLKKQTVNTINEAIGTGILAESILNNDSDILSIISRHKSDLVRCWSAYVIGKNAALSIEEILEQIQFLAADKHFGVREISWLAVRSSILNNLDKSLEILSKWTLNEDENIKRFATEATRPRGVWCEHIDTLKKQPELGLKILESLKSDSSKYVQDSVGNWLNDASKTRPDFVKDLCGKWQIESPTKETAYIVKKALRTIEKS, from the coding sequence ATGAATGAGATAAAGCGAAAAGGGGCAAGATCAACAAAAGATATTCCAGCCTCTATTTTAGAACAGCTTAATAAAGGAGAAATCGAAACCGCAAATTTGGTTGAATGGCTTGCGGTAAATCAAGTTAAGCTTTTAGAAAATGTGTTGAAAGAGTCTGATCGAATGGAATATTTGGAACCTATTTTAACAGATATTAGAAATTTGAAAAAGCAAACCGTCAATACGATAAATGAGGCAATTGGGACGGGAATACTAGCAGAATCAATTCTTAATAACGATTCGGATATCCTTTCCATAATTTCTAGACATAAATCAGATTTAGTTCGATGCTGGTCTGCTTATGTAATAGGAAAAAATGCTGCATTATCGATTGAAGAAATTTTAGAACAAATTCAGTTTTTGGCTGCTGACAAACATTTTGGTGTCAGAGAAATTTCGTGGCTGGCTGTGAGATCCAGTATTCTAAATAATCTAGATAAAAGTCTTGAAATTTTATCAAAATGGACTTTAAATGAAGATGAAAATATCAAACGTTTTGCAACAGAAGCTACTCGTCCGCGAGGCGTTTGGTGTGAACACATTGATACGCTTAAAAAACAACCGGAATTAGGTTTAAAAATTTTAGAATCCTTAAAATCAGATTCTTCCAAATATGTTCAAGATAGTGTAGGGAACTGGCTCAATGATGCAAGTAAAACCAGACCGGATTTCGTTAAAGATTTATGTGGAAAATGGCAAATTGAAAGTCCAACAAAAGAAACGGCTTATATTGTTAAAAAAGCTTTGAGAACAATAGAAAAGAGTTAA
- a CDS encoding winged helix-turn-helix transcriptional regulator, giving the protein MQTKERTAENKICPLEIAVNTISGKWKIPIVWQINDGKKRPSEFLRGIAKVDRRVLNQQLNEMVSDGILIKESFNELPPRVEYSLTETGKQLVEILWKLNDWGKILISENKPELQS; this is encoded by the coding sequence ATGCAAACAAAAGAACGAACTGCTGAAAATAAAATTTGTCCGTTAGAAATTGCCGTTAATACAATAAGCGGAAAATGGAAAATTCCGATTGTCTGGCAAATTAATGATGGAAAAAAAAGACCAAGCGAATTTTTGAGAGGAATTGCAAAAGTCGACCGTCGTGTTTTGAACCAGCAATTGAACGAAATGGTTTCGGATGGAATATTGATAAAAGAATCTTTCAACGAACTTCCTCCTCGAGTTGAATATTCTTTGACCGAAACTGGAAAACAATTAGTAGAAATTCTTTGGAAATTAAATGATTGGGGAAAAATATTGATTTCTGAAAATAAACCTGAGCTTCAATCTTAA
- a CDS encoding DUF1572 family protein: MKTDESYLESVKKQFLYYKMLGEKAIDQLEPQQLFVTVNEDTNSIAAIVKHISGNMLSRWTDFLTKDGEKEWRNRDAEFENDLQSKDEVLEIWKKGWNCLENALESLKPNQLSDIIYIRNEGHTVIEAINRQLAHYPYHVGQIVFYAKQLKNSEWNSLSIPKNKSGNYNAEKFAKEKEIKNFTDDELKRLK, encoded by the coding sequence ATGAAAACAGATGAATCTTATTTAGAAAGCGTTAAAAAACAGTTTTTATATTACAAAATGCTGGGCGAAAAAGCTATAGATCAATTAGAACCTCAACAGCTTTTTGTGACTGTAAATGAAGACACGAACAGCATCGCCGCAATTGTAAAACACATATCGGGCAACATGCTTTCCCGCTGGACAGATTTTTTAACTAAGGATGGCGAAAAAGAATGGCGAAACCGGGATGCTGAGTTTGAAAATGATTTACAATCTAAAGATGAAGTTCTGGAAATCTGGAAAAAAGGCTGGAATTGTCTCGAAAATGCTCTGGAAAGTTTAAAACCAAATCAGCTCTCGGATATTATTTATATCCGAAATGAAGGCCATACGGTTATAGAAGCCATAAATCGTCAATTGGCACATTATCCGTATCATGTGGGACAGATTGTTTTTTATGCCAAACAACTGAAAAACAGCGAATGGAACAGTTTATCTATTCCAAAAAACAAATCAGGAAATTACAATGCCGAAAAGTTTGCCAAAGAAAAAGAAATTAAGAACTTTACCGATGATGAACTTAAGAGATTGAAATAG